The genomic stretch TGTGAGAATTCAGAATGAATGGCATAATCCTGTCGATAGAACAGGCAAAAATAGCGTCCGGTGTAGCTTCTTCTTCAAATTCAAGCCATAGATTGAAAAACTCAGAACGTAAAGGTTCATCCAGGATTCCAAAAATCTTCTGGGCAGACATTTTTTCTCTTTCAAATTTCCCTACCATAGCCGCTTCATCAAAAAGGAAAGTATCTCCTGCTTCAATCTCTACAAGATCATGAATGGAAAGCATTCTTATCACTCTCAACAAATCGATATCTGCGCGGTTTTTAGCATAAGGATAAAGGATTTGTGCCAGAATAATAATCTGCCAGGAGTGCTCCGCCGTGTTTTCCCGTCTGGAGTCATCAGCATTATAATTTCTTCTCTGTACGTTTTTCAGGGCGTCAACTGCCAGGATAAAATCGATCTCTTTTTGAATTTTCATCTTACTTTTCTCTATTATATTGATCTGATGGATACACCTTGGTTCTGGTAGTCCATTTATTATTTTTCTTTTCTTTTATCGTAACTTTTACATAATCTTCATTGGTAAGGTCTTCTTCTTTGTCAAGAACCCTATCAAGTCCCTTATTAGGAATCACTTCATATTCCGTGGTAAAAAGTCGGCAGCAGCCATCCTTTCCAAAGGTAATAATGCGTTTGCGAACCGGATCTGTTTCAAAAAAATCAAAATTATCTGATCCTAGTTCTGTAAGCTCTTTACTTTTTACAAAGGCCATTCTTGTACTATTAAATACATATACATCATAAGATGCAGAACTGTAATTTCCCATATTACCATTTCTTATAGCGAGATCTTCGGTTCCGTCAAAATTAAAGTCACCAAAAATCAAAGGGCTCTGTTCTTTCTTTAATGAGATCACTTTTCCGCGCTCCAGCCTCTGTCCTTTTTCAAGATACAATACCAAATTATCTGATGTAAAAGTCTGTACTTTAGTGTTATTGTTGTTAAATAATTCAACAGTACCTTTATCCATACACTGGTCATCAAAACAATTGCTGATATGAATGACAGCATTATAGTTTTTTGAGGCATCTTTTACCTCAAACTGATATTGCCCAAAATAGAAAGGTCCTAATAAAATAAAAGCGGACAAACTCCTGTAATAATTCAAAATATTCATGCTCATAGTCATATTGGATTCAAATGTTTTAAAAAAACTTTCAAACAAAAATACGAATCATAGTACCGATTTCAAAGTTCATAAAAAAGTATTATAATCAATGGACTGTTTTAGAAACATTTAATATATCAAAGGAAGCATAGGAAAAGTAATGATATTTTCAGAACCAATGGTTGCTTTTATGCTATAAAAAGCAGCAAGTAAAACACATCTTACTGAGTTTGAAATTGTGGGCTAAAAATTGTTTTAAATCTTTTCATCCGTTTCTCTATAAAATGCCATGAAAAATAAGATAAGGTATAAGTCACAATTGTTGATAAAATAAATAATAAAACAGGAGACAAATTCAAAAAGTTCATAAAAACCTGCTGAATAAAAAAGGCATAAATATAGACGCCGTATGATATATCTCCAAGTTTTTTGGGAAGTTGAAAAGATTGGAAATATTCTTTACCTAAAGGAACTACTAGTAAAGGAAAAATGAAAGATGATGTTATGTGAAATACACCGAAATAAAAACTAACAGCCAATGATACTATTAGAATGAAAAACAGAATAGGATTAAACTTAATTTTAACGTAATTCATTAATGCACCGCCAAAAAATAGCGCAGAAAGCTTATAAAAAAGAACAGGTTCAAGATTAAGTGCATTAAAATATATTTTCAGATAATTTGAATTAAAAGCAGTAACACAAACACTTGCAAGAAACATTAATAAGAGTAGGTTTCTTTTAAATGTTGGTGAGTTAATAAAAAACAAAAAACTGATTATGATGTACATACTAAATTCATAGGCTAAAGACCATAAGCTTCCATTAATAGCATGGGGTAAGGATTTTTATTGAAAATGCCAGAAACATTGTACTGAACATTATACAAACTTAAATTATTAGGTAAATAATACCAAAAATCTTTTTGAAAGATGATTTTATAATTCAGTAAAACCATTATACCCATTGAAAAACAAAGCATAATGAACAGAGCAGGGAAAAGCCTTAATGATCTTTTCCAAAAATAGTCTAATAAATTATCAGATTTTTCAACGCTTTGAAAAATTAAGTAACCACTTAAAACAAAGAAAAATGCCACAGCAATTGCTCCCAAGGAAGTTGTCTTTGTTAGATCAAAAAGAAAATCTGAGTTTCCAGTTAGATCAAATGAATGGGAAAAAATCACTAATGTTGAGAAAAGTAATCGAAGCCAGTTAAAATTATCTTTCATGGAACTAATTTAACAAATAAATACCATTTGCAATATGTTTTTAAACAATTAAATCAATTTAAGTTAATTATATTAACTTGATTTAAAAACACTTAACATAGAAAAATTCATTATTTTAATGATTGACAACTTTTCATATAATTTTAGATTTGATTCGCTAATATTCTATACTTGTTCCTCTCAAAATTTTGATTTTTTTTTAAAAATTTCAAATAAAATCTATTTAAGTAAAAATCACAACAAAATTTATATAACTGAATATCAATTATTTAATTATTTTATTTTCAAAATTTCACTACTTTGTATTGCATAATACCATTTTATTTACATATCTTTGTAATGTAAAATTAGAATAAGCTCAACTAGCTAGGGGTATTATTCTAAAAATATAACCTTAATTAACAAAACTTATCAAAGATGAATACTGAAAATACCAAAGCGCAAATGCGAAAAGGAATTCTGGAATTCTGTATTCTAAGTCTCATCAATAATCGCGAAATGTATGTTTCTGATCTGATTGATGAACTGAAAAAAGGAAAACTGGATGTAGTGGAAGGTACCCTCTACCCTCTTCTCACAAGACTTAAAAACGGAGAGTTTCTCTCATACAGATGGGAAGAATCTACGGGAGGACCACCCAGAAAATATTATCAGATCACAGAAAAAGGAAAGCTTTTCCTGGATGAACTACAAAATACGTGGAATGAGCTTACCGCTTCAGTAAACCAAATTACACAACAACATTAAAAAACAAAGCTATGAACAAAACACTCTCAATAGGACTCGCAGGTTTTTCTTTTACAATAGAAGAACACGCATATATAAAGCTCAGCGATTACCTGAACGCTTTGAGAAGCTCACTGGATGCTTCGGAAGCAGATGAGGTAATGCACGACATAGAAATAAGAATGGTGGAGATTTTCAGAGATTCTCTGGGAAAACGTGAAGTAGTAAATGATACTGATGTAGAAAAAGTAATCGCACAGATCGGAACTCCTGAAAAGATCGAAGAACAGGAAGAGGCTTATTTTTCTGAAAAAAATACAACTAAAAATACCAACACAGGAACTCATTATACAGACAAAAAGCAATTATTCCGTGATCCTGAGAAACAGAAAATCGCAGGGGTATGTGCTGGACTAGCCCATTATGTAGGAATGGATATTACCGCGATGAGAATTATCTGGGTAGTTGTTTTCTTAGTAATGATTCCAGCAGCAGGAAGTGCATTAGTGATTCTACTGCTTTATCTGATCCTTTGGCTCGTACTTCCAAAAGCACAAACCGCTTCAGATTTCCTGAAGATGCAGGGAAAGCCTATGAACTTCGACAATCTTAAGAATGAGTCTAATAAATTGGTACAATTTGCTAATGAATCTACTCAGAGGGTCGGAGAAATCTATAACGAAAACAAACCTTACATTGACAATGCAGGCAGTGGAATATGGAATATATTCAAATACATTATTGGTGCATTCTCTGTATTGGTAGCTATAGGAAGTATTATAGGAGTATTTGTACTGTTTGCCCTTTTCGGAATGGATACAGACTTCCCAGGAGCTAATCAGATCAGATTTTATATGGATGACAATGGTCTAGACAAAGTACTGGCAGCGATCATGATCATAGGAAGTTTAATTCCAGCCATTCTTTTCAGCCTATTAAGTATTAAGATCTTCTCTCCAAAAACAAAACTGAGAAATCTTGGATGGGTCGTTGGCGGATTATTCCTTCTTCTGATCGGACTGGGAACTTATTTCGGAATCAGCATGGCCAAGAAAAACCTGATTTACAAAGGCAGTAAAGAAGATATAGAAAACGTTGCCATCAATACAACTTCTGATACCGTATACGTTGACGTAAAACAAGTAAGTATTCCGCAAAGTTATAAAGCGTATGACGACGATATCTATTCTGATAAAAAATCAGTGTATGAAGAAGATTATATCTCTGTAGAAGTGACCCGGAAACCGGAAGTAAAAACCCCTTATTTAATCATCAAAAAAGAAGGAAACGGGTATAATTTTCCAATTCAGGTAACAGTACCGGTAGAGGTTGTAAACAATAAAGTAATCCTTCCCAACTACATTAAGTATCCGTATGACCACAGATTCAGAGATTACAGAGTAAACTATGAACTTGTAGTTCCTCAAAATACAGTAGTAATCCCGTTAAAAAAAGATAGAATTGATTTTGACGGAGATCTGAACGGAGATGGTATGGATGATGATGATCAGGACAGAGATGAAAATCATAACGGAATCAGAATTGAAAAAAATAAGATTACGGTAAACGGTTCCAGCATAGAATACAACTCTGATGATAAAGACAGTATTATCATTAACGGTAAAAAAGTTCCGAACAACCAGGCTAAGAAAGTTATTGATTCCGTAGCATCTGATATCAAAAAGATCAACAAAGATGTGGACATCAAAATAAAAGACGGAAAAAACGAAATATCCATACAAACTAAATAATTAACTACAGAGAGTGGTAGAAGGTGTGAATGGAAGGCAACCGTTTGAAATTCACACCATTCTTCTCTCAAAAATGTGAAAAAAACTAAGATTTAGTTCTCTATGTGAAAAAATTGTTTTAATTTCGTATAGCTAAAATTTAATAACCAACCAACACTAAAAAACACTCTTATCATGATACAATTTGCAATGGAATTCGTAATGAAAATCGTAGATTTAATTAACGGTTTGTTTTAAGAGCAATAATATTTCAATATATTTGTAAAAGTATAACCAATATTTGGTTATACTTTTTTGTTTTTAATCCAAAGAATCTATGAAAAAGCTGATAGGCAAACTGATGTTAAAATTATTAGGCTGGAAAGTTGTTCTACAGGGCGACGTTAACAACCTGAACAGATGTATTCTGGTAGTGGCACCTCATACCCATAATATGGAATACATTTTAGGAAACTTTGCCTATTGGTCCTTGAATAAACCTTTAAAAATTATTATTAAAGATGCCCACACCAAAGCATGGTACGGAAGCGTTGTAAAAGGACTTGGAGGAATTGGTATTGACAGAAGCCAGAAAAATGATCTTGTCAATTTTGTAGCGAAACAGTTTGCTAAAGAAGATTTCAGCCTTGTAATTACTCCCGAAGGTACAAGAAGCTGGGTTCCGAAATGGAGAAAAGGATTCTATCACATGGCTATGGCGGCAAAAGTACCTATTGTATTGGCAGCAGGAGATTTCAAAAGAAATATTGTATACCTGGGCTATACCATTCCTTATGAAAGAATAGCATCCGTTCCGTTTTCTGAAATCATGCAGGAAATTCAGGATTACTATGTGAAAAACGATATTGTCCCTAAAGTTCCAGCCAATTGGAACCCCAATATTATGGGATCTGGGGAATAATAAATTCCCGTCATCATTTATCAATCATCTCTTATCTATTATAAAATGAAAGGTCAGACAAAAGAAGAAATATTAGCATTCATCAATAACTGGGGTGATGAAACCCTGGCAAAAGCAATGGAAATCAAATTCATTGATATCGATCTCGAAAATGAAACCCTTACCGCTACCATGCCTGTACTGCCAAGAACCCATCAGCCCTTCGGGATCATGCATGGCGGAGCAAGTTGTGTACTGGCTGAAACATTAGGTTCAAGCCTGTCTAATATTTTTATTGACGGTGATAAATATTATGGTGTAGGAACCAATATCAACTCCAATCACTTAAGAAGTAAAAAAGACGGAATAGTAACCGCTACTGCCCGATTCATCAGAAAAGGAAAAACAATGCACGTTTCTGAAATCGAGATCCGAGATGAAAAAGGAACACTTATCAACCACACTACTATGACGAATAATATCATCAATAAATAGGTTGAACATCCATAAAAAGTAAAAGCTCAAAAAAATTTGGGCTTTTTTTATATCCTTACTGCAACCTTTTGCTTTTCTGTTTTAAAAACAATGTTTCCTTAAAAAACAGCTCATATAATTTTGACATATTTAAGACTAATAATACCTTTGCAGAAAGGAAAATCAACTTCGGAATTTCCTATATTATTTCCGTTTAATGGTTTTCAAAATCCTTTCATAACTCATGATTTATTTCAAACTTCCCTTCAACGAAGGATTATATACTGTAGAAGAAACAACTGATAAAAATGCAGTCAATTTTTATTCTTATAACAGCCAGAATCAGATTAACTTTAATGGAGACATCATCAAGGTTGATTCTACAAAGTGTATTGATATTTCAATCACCAACGAAATATTAACAGAAGATAAAACAGGCTTTAAAGAAGAAGCTAAAGAAGAATATTGCAATACCCTACAAAAAGTTATTGAAGTTATCAGAGAAAATGATCTTCCCAAACTGGTTTACTCCAGAAGAAAGATCTATACAGACTTTAAGAGAATAGATTATAAGACTAGTTTCGAGAATTTATGCCAATCCTACCCTAATGCCTTCAGATACCTGTTTAATGATGGAAAAAACGCTTGGATGGGCGCTTTTTCTGAGGTATTAGGTAAGTTTAATAAAACCACCCATGAATTTGAAACGATGGCTCTGGCAGGAACTCTTCCTATTTCTGAAGAATGGACAGAAAAAGAGATTGAAGAACAGAAACCGGTTACCACTTATATTCAGAATATTCTGAAAAACTATTCAGACAGCATTCAGCAATCTGAAACCTATGACCATGTTTCCGGAAATATAAAACACCTTCGTACAGATTTTAAAACAACAATACAACCCAGCGATCTTGACAATTTAATAAAGGATTTACACCCTACTCCGGCAGTTTGTGGGATACCTAAAGATTTTTGTAATGACAAAATCCGAAAGTATGAGAAATTCCCCCGTGAGTTCTACGCAGGTTATATCAGGGTGGAAATTGAAGAAAGTATCCTTTATTTTGTGAATCTAAGATGCGCAAGGCTTTATAAGGATTCTGTCCATGTTTTTGCAGGCGGTGGTATTACCGCCCAGAGTAATCCGGAAAAAGAATGGATGGAAACTGAGCTTAAATCTGAAGCCATTTTGAAGAACTTGGCTATTTCCTAACCAAGATTTTCTTTAAACTATAGATTTTTACAGATTTCTTTCCGGCACTATAATTTTTCTAATATTTAGTCTTTAGATTCATGGTGAATGATAAAGTGCTTATTCTTCCCTTGTTATCTGTTATTTGCATTGCGACAGTAGGTTTAGGCTAAAGCCGGCTCCTATTAATTTTGATATCCATATTAATAATACTCATGGATATAGTTGCTTAACCATAAGTATTTTATCCACAAAAAAACCTCTTTCAAAAAAGAAAGAGGTTATATCTATATAAATATTTAATTTA from Chryseobacterium indologenes encodes the following:
- a CDS encoding HD domain-containing protein, which encodes MKIQKEIDFILAVDALKNVQRRNYNADDSRRENTAEHSWQIIILAQILYPYAKNRADIDLLRVIRMLSIHDLVEIEAGDTFLFDEAAMVGKFEREKMSAQKIFGILDEPLRSEFFNLWLEFEEEATPDAIFACSIDRIMPFILNSHTSGKSWTEAGVTEKQIRSMLENAITRASDEMGEAFELLLSRSLETEKVLK
- a CDS encoding XAC2610-related protein — its product is MSMNILNYYRSLSAFILLGPFYFGQYQFEVKDASKNYNAVIHISNCFDDQCMDKGTVELFNNNNTKVQTFTSDNLVLYLEKGQRLERGKVISLKKEQSPLIFGDFNFDGTEDLAIRNGNMGNYSSASYDVYVFNSTRMAFVKSKELTELGSDNFDFFETDPVRKRIITFGKDGCCRLFTTEYEVIPNKGLDRVLDKEEDLTNEDYVKVTIKEKKNNKWTTRTKVYPSDQYNREK
- a CDS encoding acyltransferase family protein; the protein is MYIIISFLFFINSPTFKRNLLLLMFLASVCVTAFNSNYLKIYFNALNLEPVLFYKLSALFFGGALMNYVKIKFNPILFFILIVSLAVSFYFGVFHITSSFIFPLLVVPLGKEYFQSFQLPKKLGDISYGVYIYAFFIQQVFMNFLNLSPVLLFILSTIVTYTLSYFSWHFIEKRMKRFKTIFSPQFQTQ
- a CDS encoding acyltransferase family protein is translated as MKDNFNWLRLLFSTLVIFSHSFDLTGNSDFLFDLTKTTSLGAIAVAFFFVLSGYLIFQSVEKSDNLLDYFWKRSLRLFPALFIMLCFSMGIMVLLNYKIIFQKDFWYYLPNNLSLYNVQYNVSGIFNKNPYPMLLMEAYGL
- a CDS encoding PadR family transcriptional regulator — translated: MNTENTKAQMRKGILEFCILSLINNREMYVSDLIDELKKGKLDVVEGTLYPLLTRLKNGEFLSYRWEESTGGPPRKYYQITEKGKLFLDELQNTWNELTASVNQITQQH
- a CDS encoding PspC domain-containing protein, yielding MNKTLSIGLAGFSFTIEEHAYIKLSDYLNALRSSLDASEADEVMHDIEIRMVEIFRDSLGKREVVNDTDVEKVIAQIGTPEKIEEQEEAYFSEKNTTKNTNTGTHYTDKKQLFRDPEKQKIAGVCAGLAHYVGMDITAMRIIWVVVFLVMIPAAGSALVILLLYLILWLVLPKAQTASDFLKMQGKPMNFDNLKNESNKLVQFANESTQRVGEIYNENKPYIDNAGSGIWNIFKYIIGAFSVLVAIGSIIGVFVLFALFGMDTDFPGANQIRFYMDDNGLDKVLAAIMIIGSLIPAILFSLLSIKIFSPKTKLRNLGWVVGGLFLLLIGLGTYFGISMAKKNLIYKGSKEDIENVAINTTSDTVYVDVKQVSIPQSYKAYDDDIYSDKKSVYEEDYISVEVTRKPEVKTPYLIIKKEGNGYNFPIQVTVPVEVVNNKVILPNYIKYPYDHRFRDYRVNYELVVPQNTVVIPLKKDRIDFDGDLNGDGMDDDDQDRDENHNGIRIEKNKITVNGSSIEYNSDDKDSIIINGKKVPNNQAKKVIDSVASDIKKINKDVDIKIKDGKNEISIQTK
- a CDS encoding 1-acyl-sn-glycerol-3-phosphate acyltransferase, yielding MKKLIGKLMLKLLGWKVVLQGDVNNLNRCILVVAPHTHNMEYILGNFAYWSLNKPLKIIIKDAHTKAWYGSVVKGLGGIGIDRSQKNDLVNFVAKQFAKEDFSLVITPEGTRSWVPKWRKGFYHMAMAAKVPIVLAAGDFKRNIVYLGYTIPYERIASVPFSEIMQEIQDYYVKNDIVPKVPANWNPNIMGSGE
- a CDS encoding PaaI family thioesterase, giving the protein MKGQTKEEILAFINNWGDETLAKAMEIKFIDIDLENETLTATMPVLPRTHQPFGIMHGGASCVLAETLGSSLSNIFIDGDKYYGVGTNINSNHLRSKKDGIVTATARFIRKGKTMHVSEIEIRDEKGTLINHTTMTNNIINK
- a CDS encoding chorismate-binding protein, with the translated sequence MIYFKLPFNEGLYTVEETTDKNAVNFYSYNSQNQINFNGDIIKVDSTKCIDISITNEILTEDKTGFKEEAKEEYCNTLQKVIEVIRENDLPKLVYSRRKIYTDFKRIDYKTSFENLCQSYPNAFRYLFNDGKNAWMGAFSEVLGKFNKTTHEFETMALAGTLPISEEWTEKEIEEQKPVTTYIQNILKNYSDSIQQSETYDHVSGNIKHLRTDFKTTIQPSDLDNLIKDLHPTPAVCGIPKDFCNDKIRKYEKFPREFYAGYIRVEIEESILYFVNLRCARLYKDSVHVFAGGGITAQSNPEKEWMETELKSEAILKNLAIS